A single window of Synechococcus sp. C9 DNA harbors:
- a CDS encoding metallopeptidase TldD-related protein produces MEETLRELMTQAQTAGATQVQVQVEAHRSQPVNFEANRLKSIERTQSQTVALWLWRGGKPGVAVGSGAVSPEALVAKALAVADLHSPEPVQLPTGGVREFAELHPPLAPEVLIPWGLEMIAQIRRAFPEVLCQGGLSWEESLTRLVTSEGLDYTYRTTALEVGMACEWVRGDDFLAVAEHTRTQADFDPQPLVTRLCQALTWAQQNVPIPPGRWPVLLTPKAADLLWEPIQAALNGRQVLEGASPWAQRRGERVAHPHLTCRQEPHVPLHGCPFDDEGVLTQPLTLIDQGVLTRFYTDQYTARQWGEASSGNGFRPGLTRAPFPSLVNWWVQPGDLSESALLRQLDTGLVVDQVLGGGADISGDFSVNVDLGYWVRGGEIQGRVKDTMISGNVYDILQGEILLGANATWQGDSFTPGIIIDQVTITSQTTP; encoded by the coding sequence ATGGAGGAAACGCTCAGGGAGTTAATGACCCAAGCCCAAACCGCGGGGGCAACCCAGGTGCAGGTGCAGGTGGAGGCGCACCGCTCCCAACCGGTGAATTTTGAGGCGAACCGGCTCAAGTCCATCGAACGTACCCAATCCCAAACCGTTGCCCTCTGGCTGTGGCGGGGGGGAAAACCGGGGGTGGCAGTGGGGTCAGGGGCGGTTTCCCCGGAGGCGTTGGTGGCAAAAGCCTTGGCGGTGGCGGACTTACATTCCCCAGAACCGGTGCAGTTACCCACCGGCGGGGTACGAGAATTTGCAGAACTCCACCCGCCCCTGGCACCGGAGGTATTGATCCCCTGGGGGCTGGAGATGATTGCCCAAATCCGCCGGGCGTTTCCCGAAGTCCTCTGCCAAGGGGGCTTGAGTTGGGAGGAGTCCCTGACCCGCTTGGTCACCTCGGAGGGGTTGGACTACACCTACCGCACCACCGCCCTGGAGGTGGGCATGGCCTGTGAATGGGTGCGGGGAGATGACTTTCTCGCCGTTGCGGAACACACCCGTACCCAGGCGGATTTTGACCCCCAGCCCCTGGTCACTCGCCTGTGCCAAGCCCTCACCTGGGCGCAACAGAATGTCCCCATTCCCCCCGGTCGCTGGCCAGTACTGCTCACCCCTAAAGCCGCCGATTTGCTCTGGGAACCCATCCAAGCCGCCCTGAATGGTCGTCAAGTCCTGGAGGGCGCATCCCCCTGGGCCCAACGGCGGGGCGAACGGGTCGCCCATCCCCATCTCACCTGCCGCCAGGAACCCCATGTCCCCCTGCACGGCTGTCCCTTTGATGACGAGGGGGTGTTGACCCAACCCTTGACCCTGATTGACCAGGGGGTGCTGACCCGCTTTTACACCGACCAGTACACCGCCCGCCAGTGGGGGGAAGCCAGCAGTGGCAACGGGTTTCGCCCTGGGTTGACCCGCGCCCCCTTCCCCAGTCTGGTGAACTGGTGGGTACAGCCCGGTGACCTGAGTGAATCGGCCCTCCTGCGCCAGTTGGATACGGGCTTGGTGGTGGATCAGGTGCTAGGGGGCGGTGCGGACATTTCCGGGGATTTCTCGGTGAATGTGGATTTGGGCTACTGGGTACGGGGCGGCGAAATCCAAGGGCGGGTCAAGGACACCATGATCAGCGGCAATGTGTACGATATACTGCAAGGGGAAATCCTCCTGGGAGCCAATGCCACCTGGCAAGGGGACAGTTTCACCCCAGGGATTATCATTGACCAAGTCACCATCACCAGCCAAACCACCCCATGA
- a CDS encoding iron-sulfur cluster assembly accessory protein has translation MNIRLTPAAVGAIHHWQRRTGQEGTHLRLGVAPGGCAGYYYTLSLENMDKINPELDATNDTMGVTVVIPTHQRELLSGLTLDYTEDLVGGSFRFNNPQAHQTCSCGHSFALTPGDAPP, from the coding sequence ATGAATATTCGTCTTACCCCAGCGGCGGTTGGTGCCATTCACCATTGGCAGAGACGCACGGGTCAGGAAGGTACCCATTTGCGGTTGGGGGTCGCCCCCGGCGGCTGTGCGGGATATTACTATACATTGTCTTTAGAAAATATGGATAAAATTAATCCAGAATTAGACGCAACCAACGACACAATGGGGGTAACCGTGGTGATCCCCACACACCAGCGAGAACTTCTATCCGGCTTAACCCTGGACTACACGGAGGACCTGGTGGGGGGGAGTTTTCGCTTCAACAATCCGCAGGCGCACCAGACCTGTAGTTGCGGGCATTCCTTTGCGCTCACCCCTGGGGACGCACCACCATAA
- a CDS encoding precorrin-2 C(20)-methyltransferase: MLGKLYGIGCGPGDPEQITLQAWNILQRVPVVCVPQGRQHAPGVAAQIIQHHVPDTTRILPLEFAFSHDPATTTRLWQQAVQAILIPLRQGLDVAFVCEGDSSFYSTFTYIAQGLSAHPEIEIQVIPGVCSPCAAAAAVGLPLVQQTERLLVLPAVQGWEPLEAALSHAEVIVVLKMARHYPELWRGLHKHNLLTASYVVEWVGWPQQRIYRDLTAYPDLQLSYFSLMVVRPQG, translated from the coding sequence GTGCTTGGCAAACTCTATGGCATTGGTTGTGGTCCTGGTGACCCGGAGCAGATCACCCTGCAAGCCTGGAACATCCTCCAGCGGGTGCCGGTGGTGTGTGTGCCCCAAGGTCGTCAGCATGCCCCCGGTGTCGCCGCCCAAATCATTCAGCATCATGTCCCGGACACCACCCGGATTTTACCCCTAGAATTTGCCTTTAGCCATGACCCAGCCACCACTACCCGGCTCTGGCAACAGGCAGTTCAAGCGATATTGATCCCTCTGCGTCAGGGTTTGGATGTGGCGTTTGTCTGTGAAGGGGACAGTAGTTTTTACAGCACCTTTACTTACATTGCCCAGGGGTTGTCCGCCCATCCTGAGATTGAAATTCAGGTGATTCCGGGGGTGTGTTCCCCCTGTGCGGCGGCGGCGGCGGTGGGGTTGCCCCTGGTGCAACAAACGGAACGGTTGCTGGTGCTCCCGGCGGTGCAGGGTTGGGAACCCCTAGAGGCGGCTTTGTCCCACGCTGAGGTGATTGTGGTGCTGAAAATGGCGAGACATTACCCGGAATTGTGGCGGGGATTACACAAGCACAATTTACTAACAGCGAGCTATGTGGTGGAGTGGGTCGGTTGGCCGCAACAAAGGATTTATCGTGATTTAACCGCCTATCCCGATTTGCAATTGTCCTACTTTTCGCTTATGGTGGTGCGTCCCCAGGGGTGA
- a CDS encoding tetratricopeptide repeat protein — protein sequence MPDCYHEGLRAMESGRYREAVAALESARVSRPHDPQVKLWLVMAYEANQQRQLARDLCRELTSHPDPQIRQQSQRVLYILEAPQLQRRAEWLNEIPPITDEPLPSFPLGKPKTKPLPLPPEPPTALIAVQTNYFVPIALVGISLGLIVWAGWG from the coding sequence ATGCCGGATTGTTACCACGAAGGTCTGCGGGCGATGGAATCCGGGCGGTACCGGGAAGCGGTGGCGGCGTTAGAATCTGCCCGGGTTAGCCGTCCCCACGACCCCCAGGTGAAACTTTGGTTGGTCATGGCGTATGAAGCCAATCAACAGCGGCAACTGGCGCGTGACCTATGCCGGGAACTGACCAGTCACCCCGACCCCCAAATTCGCCAACAGAGCCAACGGGTGCTGTACATCCTGGAGGCACCCCAACTGCAACGGCGGGCGGAATGGCTCAATGAAATCCCCCCGATTACCGATGAGCCGCTCCCCAGTTTCCCCTTAGGCAAGCCCAAAACGAAACCCTTACCCCTGCCCCCGGAGCCACCAACGGCATTGATTGCAGTACAAACTAATTATTTTGTCCCGATTGCCCTGGTGGGAATTTCCCTGGGGTTAATCGTTTGGGCGGGTTGGGGCTAG
- a CDS encoding cytochrome b6-f complex subunit PetN gives MDIISLAWVAVMASFTFSIALVVWGRNGF, from the coding sequence ATGGACATTATTTCCCTGGCGTGGGTGGCGGTGATGGCGAGCTTTACCTTCTCCATTGCCCTGGTGGTCTGGGGTCGCAACGGGTTCTAG
- a CDS encoding PAS domain S-box protein has product MGATPTENPLVLGAELSVTEGIAAFLATESTWAVVGSQRHPQGIITARELLGAPAGARLGELVAPGTPLTLADLAQPAQLEAKVADRNYVLVVGEAGECLGVWVRQRWQKLQQGYHLWQSQTIDILMNPRVVTVPPELPVAQVRDLLAQGADTWVMVAHPESPRYPLGWVDWSRLWEPGATVQEVMSPPRLLPATTTLYEAYPYRREWVLVTDAAGLVVGSLTPPEWERYGHPFALQQAVVDLRQTVNQQAQQVQQLTTSLRRNQERFAALLRYCGDVILVVNSQGIITYCSPSVQTVLGYALDDLLGQLFCARIHPEERAEIEALLTQAPNQTGLIHWEFRYQRRDGSWCDLEAVGNPQYSDVNLRGMVLNLRDVGERKHTLQLLTQKHAELRGVFRALRDLYFRLDGQGYILDCLDTCPENQVGRWIGDVLPPTARVLLAEGLTQLRQGAELAQFRYSYGHQTWTARLVPLPQQQAILVVQEVTAQSQLEAALRAIVQIQNWLLAATVPQTVYDRIGQTLGETVGVSRVYLFENHVDSQGRVLADQKAEWCAPGVTPEMDNPLLQNWDYVGMGFSRWLDILSRGEAIYGAVAEFPPQEREFLATQDIVSILVVPLKAGEEWYGFLGFDVCDQVRRWQETEVNLLMSVGTAVAQSLRQWQMERAIQDSEEKYRQLLEASSDAIWVSDGETGRIVEVSPQAEVLTGHSRAQLLGRYQWELHPRAAQATMRQDFYHWVRRGGTGEQEVAAQVQRADGETIPVEITARVLTWRGRSLLRSAVRDVRERLQWEATHRVLLEAMPLGIAILQKRRLGLVNPALCQMLGYGRTELESLSPQALVNLVHRDDRQKLRQAYRRWQWEGVAVVPQELRVWHRDGVLLYLECYGQPLKMAGSSAVHLTIKDVTENRRMAQALNQSLEQFRLTFERSPAAMAITDVEGRFLRVNPAMCELLQYEAETLLAQGCVNFIHPDDQERYSAVNAQLLRDEVPQMTLELRLCPQPERTLYVQLSKVVIARNRDQEPVLFLSQLVNVTERVLAQQSLRRSEARLKLAAQTAGMLVWEWDIRTDMTETNRYSIDPGLHPPAEPLTLRLPGLSALQSMHPEDLPTALTLRQRYQRGEIDRAEHRHRILVPDGTCRWMQSTSQLIRDEAGQPLRVVGVSLDVTEEMNLLQAVQTSEERLRTVVEDQTELIYRAKATGELTFVNPAFCRYAGRSEAELLHQPFCHPFHPQDQEQFTQRVGALTPGTPTFTMECRTAQVPERWYEWTIRGLFDPQERLWEVQGIGRDITEKKLAEAQLLYEALHDSLTGLPNRSLFLDRLQQVLARYQRDNHLGFAVLFVDLDRFKVVNDSLGHQAGDKLLVTIAQRLRSVVRAGDTVARLGGDEFAILLTPFAPEQVGNRLPELLRVIAQPLVIEGQTVTSHASIGVVLSHPHYQTPEEMLRDADIAMYQAKNQGRACYVVFAPEMFIQVVDDLRWERELRTALDQGQLEVDYQPILAGETPLGVEALVYWHHPERGRLPPTAFLPDAEATGLRVPLGWWVLTTAATQMMQEPLCQSLSLSVQVCRYQLHQGNFLPQLQEICATTGLPPHRLRLELTEQTVMLAHQERPELLRQLHSLGVGLTVADFGANPASLGRLHRWPVTALKIDPSFVSQVEQQPHSQRLIQAIIVLAQNLGITPIAAGVETPAQKAILQRLGCTALQGTAIMPPLSLEQLREYLIKTP; this is encoded by the coding sequence ATGGGGGCTACTCCCACCGAGAATCCCCTGGTTTTGGGGGCAGAACTGTCGGTGACCGAGGGAATTGCCGCTTTTTTGGCAACCGAATCTACTTGGGCGGTGGTGGGTTCACAAAGGCATCCCCAGGGAATTATTACCGCCCGGGAACTGCTGGGGGCACCCGCCGGGGCAAGGCTGGGGGAATTGGTTGCTCCCGGCACCCCGTTAACTTTGGCAGATTTGGCACAACCGGCGCAATTGGAGGCGAAAGTCGCAGACCGGAATTATGTATTGGTGGTGGGGGAGGCGGGGGAATGCTTGGGGGTGTGGGTGCGGCAACGGTGGCAGAAACTCCAGCAGGGCTATCACCTCTGGCAAAGCCAAACCATTGATATATTGATGAACCCCCGGGTGGTCACGGTTCCGCCGGAACTGCCGGTGGCGCAGGTGCGGGATTTACTCGCCCAAGGGGCGGATACCTGGGTGATGGTAGCACACCCCGAAAGCCCCCGCTATCCCCTGGGTTGGGTGGACTGGAGCAGGTTGTGGGAACCGGGAGCCACGGTGCAGGAGGTGATGTCCCCGCCCCGGCTGTTACCCGCAACCACGACCCTGTATGAGGCGTATCCCTACCGCCGGGAATGGGTGTTGGTGACGGATGCGGCGGGGTTGGTGGTGGGTTCGCTTACCCCCCCGGAGTGGGAGCGTTATGGGCATCCTTTTGCCCTGCAACAGGCGGTGGTGGATTTGCGGCAGACGGTCAACCAACAGGCACAGCAGGTTCAACAACTGACCACGAGCCTGCGCCGAAATCAGGAGCGGTTTGCGGCACTTCTGCGCTATTGCGGGGATGTGATCCTGGTGGTCAATAGCCAGGGAATCATTACTTACTGTAGTCCGTCGGTGCAAACGGTCTTGGGGTATGCCCTGGATGACCTGCTGGGGCAATTATTTTGCGCTCGCATTCACCCGGAGGAACGGGCAGAGATTGAAGCTCTTTTGACCCAAGCCCCCAACCAAACCGGGTTGATCCATTGGGAATTTCGCTATCAACGGCGGGATGGCAGTTGGTGCGACCTGGAGGCGGTGGGGAATCCCCAGTACTCGGACGTAAACCTGCGGGGCATGGTGCTGAATCTGCGGGATGTGGGCGAACGCAAGCACACCCTGCAACTGCTCACCCAAAAACACGCCGAACTGCGGGGGGTGTTCCGAGCCTTGCGGGATTTGTATTTTCGCTTGGATGGGCAAGGGTACATCCTGGACTGCCTGGATACCTGCCCGGAAAACCAGGTGGGGCGATGGATCGGCGACGTGTTACCGCCAACGGCACGGGTGTTGCTGGCAGAGGGGCTGACCCAACTGCGCCAGGGGGCGGAATTAGCCCAATTTCGCTACAGCTATGGGCACCAAACCTGGACAGCCCGCTTGGTTCCCCTACCCCAACAGCAGGCGATTTTGGTGGTGCAGGAGGTGACTGCCCAAAGCCAATTGGAGGCGGCACTGCGGGCGATTGTGCAGATTCAGAATTGGTTGCTGGCGGCGACGGTTCCCCAGACCGTCTATGACCGGATTGGGCAGACCCTGGGGGAAACGGTGGGGGTATCCCGGGTGTATCTTTTTGAAAATCATGTTGATTCCCAGGGGCGGGTGTTGGCGGATCAAAAGGCGGAATGGTGTGCCCCAGGGGTAACGCCTGAAATGGACAATCCCCTCCTGCAAAATTGGGATTACGTGGGAATGGGGTTTAGCCGTTGGTTGGACATATTGAGCCGGGGGGAGGCGATTTACGGGGCGGTGGCGGAGTTTCCCCCCCAGGAGCGGGAGTTTTTGGCAACGCAGGACATTGTAAGTATTTTAGTAGTACCCCTCAAGGCGGGGGAGGAATGGTACGGGTTTCTGGGGTTTGATGTCTGTGACCAGGTGCGGCGGTGGCAGGAAACCGAGGTGAATCTATTGATGTCGGTGGGGACGGCGGTAGCGCAGAGCCTGCGGCAATGGCAGATGGAGCGGGCAATCCAGGATTCGGAGGAAAAATACCGCCAGTTGTTGGAAGCCTCCAGTGATGCCATTTGGGTCAGCGATGGGGAAACCGGGCGAATTGTGGAAGTGAGTCCCCAAGCGGAGGTCTTGACGGGGCACAGCCGGGCGCAGTTGCTCGGTCGCTATCAGTGGGAATTGCACCCCAGGGCGGCACAGGCGACCATGCGTCAGGATTTTTACCACTGGGTGCGGCGGGGTGGCACCGGGGAACAGGAGGTGGCGGCGCAGGTACAACGGGCGGATGGGGAGACGATTCCGGTGGAAATTACCGCCCGGGTCTTGACTTGGCGGGGGCGTTCCCTGCTGCGGAGTGCGGTGCGGGATGTACGGGAGCGGTTGCAGTGGGAGGCGACCCATCGGGTTCTGCTGGAAGCCATGCCCCTGGGAATTGCCATCCTCCAAAAACGCAGGTTGGGGTTGGTGAATCCAGCCCTGTGCCAAATGCTGGGCTACGGTCGCACGGAATTGGAGAGTCTTTCCCCCCAGGCGTTGGTGAATTTGGTGCATCGGGACGACCGGCAAAAGTTGCGCCAAGCCTACCGGCGCTGGCAATGGGAGGGTGTGGCGGTGGTGCCCCAGGAACTGCGGGTCTGGCATCGGGATGGGGTGTTGCTTTACTTGGAATGCTACGGGCAACCCCTAAAAATGGCTGGGAGCAGTGCCGTACATTTAACCATCAAGGATGTGACCGAAAACCGGCGGATGGCGCAGGCGTTGAACCAAAGCTTGGAGCAGTTCCGCCTCACCTTTGAGCGTTCCCCGGCGGCGATGGCAATTACGGATGTGGAGGGGCGATTTTTGCGGGTCAACCCCGCCATGTGTGAATTATTGCAGTATGAAGCGGAAACCCTGCTCGCCCAGGGGTGTGTGAATTTTATCCACCCGGATGACCAGGAGCGCTACAGTGCCGTCAATGCCCAATTGCTACGGGATGAGGTGCCCCAAATGACCCTGGAATTGCGCCTGTGTCCCCAACCGGAGCGGACGTTGTATGTGCAGTTGAGCAAGGTGGTAATTGCCCGCAATCGGGATCAAGAACCCGTGCTGTTCCTCTCCCAGTTGGTGAATGTGACGGAACGGGTGCTGGCGCAACAGTCCCTCCGGCGCAGTGAAGCCCGCCTCAAATTAGCCGCCCAGACCGCCGGGATGTTGGTGTGGGAATGGGATATTCGGACAGATATGACCGAGACCAACCGCTACAGTATTGACCCAGGTCTTCATCCCCCGGCAGAACCCCTGACCCTGCGTTTACCCGGTCTGAGTGCCTTGCAAAGTATGCACCCGGAGGATTTGCCTACCGCCCTCACCCTGCGCCAACGCTACCAACGGGGGGAGATTGACCGGGCGGAACACCGGCACCGGATTTTGGTTCCCGATGGCACCTGCCGCTGGATGCAATCCACCAGCCAGTTGATCCGGGACGAAGCGGGGCAACCCCTGCGGGTGGTGGGAGTCTCCCTGGATGTGACCGAGGAGATGAATTTGCTCCAGGCGGTGCAGACCAGCGAAGAACGGCTCCGCACGGTGGTGGAAGACCAAACCGAATTGATCTACCGGGCGAAGGCTACCGGGGAATTGACGTTTGTGAATCCGGCTTTTTGCCGCTATGCGGGTCGCTCGGAGGCGGAATTGCTACATCAGCCTTTTTGCCATCCCTTCCATCCCCAGGATCAGGAGCAGTTTACCCAGCGGGTGGGGGCACTTACCCCCGGTACCCCTACATTTACGATGGAATGCCGTACCGCCCAGGTGCCGGAACGGTGGTACGAATGGACGATCCGGGGGCTGTTTGACCCGCAGGAACGCCTCTGGGAGGTGCAGGGGATTGGTCGGGACATTACGGAGAAAAAACTCGCCGAAGCCCAACTCCTGTACGAAGCCCTCCACGACTCCCTGACGGGTCTGCCCAACCGCAGTCTGTTTTTAGACCGGTTGCAACAGGTGTTGGCGCGCTACCAACGGGATAACCACCTTGGTTTTGCGGTGTTGTTTGTGGATTTAGACCGGTTCAAGGTGGTCAATGACAGTCTGGGGCATCAGGCGGGGGATAAACTGTTGGTGACCATTGCCCAACGACTGCGGTCGGTGGTGCGGGCGGGGGACACGGTAGCGCGGCTGGGGGGGGATGAATTTGCCATTTTACTCACCCCCTTCGCCCCGGAACAGGTCGGGAACCGCCTGCCCGAACTCCTACGGGTGATCGCCCAACCGCTGGTGATCGAGGGACAAACTGTCACATCCCACGCCAGCATTGGGGTGGTACTCAGTCATCCCCATTATCAAACCCCAGAGGAAATGCTGAGGGATGCGGACATCGCCATGTACCAGGCGAAAAACCAGGGGCGAGCCTGCTATGTGGTCTTTGCCCCGGAGATGTTTATCCAGGTGGTGGACGACCTGCGCTGGGAACGGGAACTCCGCACTGCCCTCGATCAAGGGCAACTGGAGGTGGATTACCAGCCCATTCTCGCCGGGGAAACGCCCCTGGGAGTGGAAGCCCTGGTGTATTGGCATCATCCCGAACGGGGGCGACTCCCCCCCACCGCCTTCCTCCCCGATGCGGAAGCGACCGGCTTGCGGGTGCCCCTGGGCTGGTGGGTCTTGACCACGGCGGCGACCCAGATGATGCAGGAGCCGCTATGCCAGTCCTTGTCCTTGAGCGTCCAGGTGTGCCGGTACCAGTTGCACCAGGGGAATTTTTTGCCCCAGTTGCAGGAGATATGCGCCACCACCGGACTGCCACCCCACCGCCTGCGGTTGGAACTCACGGAACAGACGGTCATGCTGGCGCACCAGGAACGCCCAGAATTGCTCCGGCAACTGCACAGCCTGGGGGTGGGACTGACCGTGGCGGATTTTGGTGCCAACCCTGCCTCCCTAGGTCGCCTACATCGCTGGCCCGTCACCGCCCTGAAAATTGACCCCTCCTTTGTCAGCCAGGTGGAACAGCAACCCCATTCCCAGCGCCTCATCCAGGCGATCATTGTCCTGGCACAAAACCTGGGCATCACCCCCATTGCCGCCGGGGTGGAAACGCCCGCCCAAAAAGCCATCCTGCAACGGCTCGGCTGTACAGCACTCCAGGGCACTGCGATTATGCCGCCCCTCTCCCTAGAACAACTGCGGGAATATCTCATCAAAACCCCATAA
- the ileS gene encoding isoleucine--tRNA ligase → MAELGGEYKTTLNLPQTDFAMRANATVREPEIQAFWQREGIPTHCDPQAPAFILHDGPPYANGDIHMGTTLNKILKDIINKFHRLRGYRTPYVPGWDCHGLPIELKVLQELPASVRQNLTPMELRQRARDYALAAVERQKKSFQRCGVWGDWEHPYLTLQPEYEAAQIGVFGAMALKGHIYRGLKPVHWSPSSRTALAEAELEYPEGHISPSIYVRFRMTELTPSAQAVLGEFAGELYLAIWTTTPWTLPGNVAVSVHPEITYALVQSDGQGLGIIAAELVKKWQEITGSEVEILRTFPGKILEFCQYQHPLFNRQGMVTLGEHVTVESGTGLVHTAPGHGTEDYTVGQRYGLPLLSPVDDGGCFTSEAGQFAGLAVLKEGNEAIIGALQQANLLVKHQPYQHKYPYDWRTKKPTIFRATAQWFASVSGFRELALQAIQQVQWIPAQGENRITAMVQERTDWCISRQRTWGVPIPVFYDVETDEPLLNAETIQHIQNIVREQGADAWWTLPLEELLPPQYRHNGRRYRQGMDTMDVWFDSGSSWAAVLGQRPELHYPADVYLEGSDQHRGWFQSSLLTCVAVHGFAPYKKVITHGFVLDEQGRKMSKSLGNVVDPLLVINGGKNPQKEPAYGADVLRLWVASVNYTDDVPLGNTILNQMADVYRKIRNTARFLLGNLYDFIPEKHGIPYAELPALDRYLLHRLWEVTQEITQAFQEFQFYHFFQIIQNFCAVDLSNFYLDIAKDRLYISTAGGYRRRSCQTVLAVVVETLAKLLAPVLSHLAEDIWQFIPYAVGAKSVFLTKWAELPGDWHQPELAKTWQKWRELRTDVNKVLESARAAKTIGSSLEAQVSIGVADPQLFAELNALNTPTNGVDELRYLLLVSQVQVSQGDAPHPWEIQMQLATGKKCQRCWNYSEQVGQNSDHPDICERCTAALAGKF, encoded by the coding sequence ATGGCTGAGTTGGGAGGCGAGTACAAAACGACGTTAAATTTACCGCAAACGGATTTTGCCATGCGGGCAAATGCCACCGTGCGGGAACCAGAAATTCAAGCCTTTTGGCAAAGGGAGGGCATTCCCACCCATTGTGACCCCCAAGCCCCGGCGTTCATTCTCCACGATGGTCCCCCCTACGCCAACGGGGACATTCACATGGGCACGACGCTCAATAAAATTCTCAAGGATATTATTAATAAATTTCATCGCCTGCGGGGGTATCGCACGCCCTATGTGCCGGGGTGGGACTGTCATGGTCTGCCGATTGAACTCAAGGTTTTGCAGGAACTGCCAGCATCGGTGCGCCAAAACCTCACGCCGATGGAATTGCGCCAGCGGGCACGGGATTATGCTTTGGCGGCGGTGGAACGGCAGAAAAAAAGTTTTCAGCGGTGCGGGGTGTGGGGGGATTGGGAACATCCCTATTTGACCCTGCAACCGGAGTACGAAGCCGCCCAGATTGGCGTATTTGGGGCAATGGCGCTCAAGGGGCACATTTACCGGGGCTTGAAGCCCGTGCATTGGAGTCCCAGTTCCCGGACAGCGTTGGCGGAAGCGGAATTGGAGTACCCGGAGGGGCATATTTCCCCCAGCATTTATGTGCGGTTTCGCATGACGGAACTCACTCCCTCAGCCCAGGCAGTATTGGGGGAATTTGCTGGGGAACTGTATCTCGCCATTTGGACGACCACGCCCTGGACATTGCCGGGAAATGTGGCGGTATCGGTGCATCCTGAAATCACCTACGCCCTGGTGCAAAGTGATGGGCAGGGGTTGGGGATCATTGCCGCCGAGTTAGTCAAAAAATGGCAAGAAATTACGGGTTCGGAAGTAGAAATTCTCCGCACCTTTCCAGGGAAAATTTTAGAGTTCTGCCAATATCAACATCCTTTATTTAACCGCCAGGGTATGGTTACCTTGGGCGAACACGTCACGGTGGAATCCGGCACGGGTTTAGTGCATACGGCACCGGGGCATGGGACAGAAGATTACACGGTGGGACAGCGGTACGGTTTGCCCTTACTTTCGCCGGTGGATGATGGGGGCTGTTTCACCTCAGAGGCAGGTCAATTTGCCGGTTTAGCGGTCTTAAAAGAGGGAAACGAGGCAATTATTGGCGCATTACAGCAGGCGAATTTATTAGTCAAACACCAACCCTATCAGCATAAATATCCCTACGATTGGCGCACCAAAAAACCCACCATTTTCCGGGCAACGGCGCAGTGGTTTGCTTCGGTGAGCGGCTTTCGGGAATTGGCTTTGCAGGCGATTCAACAGGTGCAGTGGATTCCCGCCCAAGGGGAAAATCGCATTACGGCAATGGTACAAGAACGCACGGATTGGTGTATTTCCCGCCAGCGCACCTGGGGCGTACCGATTCCGGTTTTTTATGATGTGGAAACCGATGAACCCTTGTTAAACGCCGAGACCATCCAACACATTCAAAATATTGTGCGGGAGCAGGGGGCGGATGCCTGGTGGACACTGCCTTTAGAGGAATTATTACCCCCTCAATATCGGCATAATGGTCGCCGTTATCGCCAGGGCATGGACACGATGGATGTGTGGTTTGATTCCGGTTCTTCCTGGGCGGCAGTGTTAGGACAACGTCCCGAATTGCACTATCCGGCGGATGTGTATTTAGAAGGTTCCGACCAGCATCGGGGTTGGTTTCAATCCAGTTTACTCACTTGTGTCGCAGTGCATGGTTTTGCCCCTTACAAAAAAGTGATCACGCATGGGTTTGTGTTGGATGAACAGGGGCGCAAAATGAGCAAATCCTTGGGCAATGTGGTTGACCCCCTGCTGGTGATCAATGGGGGCAAAAATCCCCAAAAGGAACCCGCCTATGGAGCGGATGTTCTGCGTTTGTGGGTGGCTTCGGTGAACTATACCGATGATGTGCCCCTGGGAAATACCATCCTCAATCAAATGGCGGATGTGTATCGGAAAATTCGCAATACGGCTCGCTTTTTATTGGGGAATTTATACGATTTTATCCCGGAAAAACACGGGATTCCCTACGCAGAATTGCCCGCTTTAGACCGCTACCTTCTCCATCGCTTATGGGAAGTCACCCAAGAAATTACCCAAGCGTTTCAAGAGTTTCAATTCTACCATTTTTTCCAAATTATTCAAAATTTTTGTGCGGTGGATTTATCAAATTTTTATCTCGATATCGCCAAAGACCGGCTGTATATCAGCACGGCAGGGGGCTACCGGCGGCGCAGTTGTCAAACCGTATTGGCTGTGGTGGTGGAAACCTTAGCGAAATTATTGGCACCGGTACTCTCCCATTTAGCGGAAGATATTTGGCAATTTATCCCCTATGCGGTGGGGGCAAAATCCGTATTTTTAACCAAATGGGCGGAATTGCCCGGGGATTGGCATCAACCGGAATTGGCGAAAACCTGGCAGAAATGGCGGGAATTGCGGACGGATGTGAATAAGGTTTTAGAATCTGCCCGTGCCGCCAAAACCATCGGTTCTTCTTTGGAAGCCCAGGTGAGCATTGGCGTTGCTGACCCCCAATTATTTGCGGAATTAAACGCCTTAAATACCCCCACCAACGGCGTGGATGAATTGCGTTATTTACTCCTGGTTTCCCAGGTGCAGGTGAGCCAGGGAGACGCACCCCATCCCTGGGAAATTCAGATGCAATTAGCGACAGGCAAAAAATGCCAAAGGTGTTGGAATTATTCCGAACAGGTGGGGCAAAATTCCGATCATCCTGATATTTGCGAACGTTGTACTGCCGCCCTAGCCGGAAAGTTTTAG